Proteins co-encoded in one Pocillopora verrucosa isolate sample1 chromosome 1, ASM3666991v2, whole genome shotgun sequence genomic window:
- the LOC131778507 gene encoding collagen alpha-1(XXVIII) chain isoform X2, with protein MIYGEFQHIPSARTTSKKLQKHFLAQTDASRLKRQLRGHYDIIYIIDSSSSISRAEFRKGIKAIQMLIDKGARDSLHAAITVANQAHPVFTFSSIEKANEKLEKLQRTGGKTNMQEALEKSLRMFQNPSSGARAGSFRRVLVVTDGQSNVKRNKTLLNAMDLKLNGAEIFVIGVGEYLDGIHELVHLASSLDAHLYRAGDMQGLVEVVKLITPVSYRRSWESEVRRIRQAVMLGRQ; from the exons atgatttacggag AATTTCAGCACATTCCGTCAGCAAGAACTACAAGCAAGAAGCTTCAAAAGCACTTTTTGGCGCAAACAGACGCTTCTCGCCTCAAAAGACAACTACGTGGCCACTACGATATCATTTACATCATCGACTCCTCCAGCTCGATCAGCAGGGCTGAATTCCGAAAGGGCATCAAAGCCATTCAAATGTTGATTGACAAGGGTGCACGTGACTCGTTACACGCGGCTATTACAGTAGCCAATCAGGCACATCCTGTCTTCACATTTTCTTCCATTGAAAAAGCCAATGAGAAACTGGAGAAACTGCAAAGAACCGGTGGAAAAACAAACATGCAAGAGGCGTTAGAGAAAAGTTTACGAATGTTTCAAAATCCTAGCAGCGGAGCCCGAGCCGGAAGTTTTAGACGCGTTCTGGTTGTGACTGATGGACAGTCCAACGTGAAACGGAACAAAACGCTCTTGAATGCCATGGACCTGAAGCTCAATGGAGCAGAGATCTTTGTGATTGGAGTAGGAGAATACTTGGATGGAATTCATGAATTGGTGCACCTGGCTAGTTCATTGGATGCACATTTATACAGAGCTGGTGACATGCAAGGTCTCGTTGAAGTCGTCAAACTCATAACACCGGTCAGTTACAGACGGAGCTGGGAATCGGAAGTCAGGAGAATAAGGCAAGCAGTCATGCTTGGAAGGCAATAA
- the LOC131778507 gene encoding collagen alpha-1(XXVIII) chain isoform X1, which translates to MSRFLRLLWVVFQVLVITVFSDFQNDRRLLEDYNKFQHIPSARTTSKKLQKHFLAQTDASRLKRQLRGHYDIIYIIDSSSSISRAEFRKGIKAIQMLIDKGARDSLHAAITVANQAHPVFTFSSIEKANEKLEKLQRTGGKTNMQEALEKSLRMFQNPSSGARAGSFRRVLVVTDGQSNVKRNKTLLNAMDLKLNGAEIFVIGVGEYLDGIHELVHLASSLDAHLYRAGDMQGLVEVVKLITPVSYRRSWESEVRRIRQAVMLGRQ; encoded by the exons ATGTCCCGTTTTCTTCGACTTTTGTGGGTTGTATTTCAAGTACTTGTTATTACGGTATTCAGTGATTTTCAGAATGACAGAAGGCTCTTGGAGGATTACAACA AATTTCAGCACATTCCGTCAGCAAGAACTACAAGCAAGAAGCTTCAAAAGCACTTTTTGGCGCAAACAGACGCTTCTCGCCTCAAAAGACAACTACGTGGCCACTACGATATCATTTACATCATCGACTCCTCCAGCTCGATCAGCAGGGCTGAATTCCGAAAGGGCATCAAAGCCATTCAAATGTTGATTGACAAGGGTGCACGTGACTCGTTACACGCGGCTATTACAGTAGCCAATCAGGCACATCCTGTCTTCACATTTTCTTCCATTGAAAAAGCCAATGAGAAACTGGAGAAACTGCAAAGAACCGGTGGAAAAACAAACATGCAAGAGGCGTTAGAGAAAAGTTTACGAATGTTTCAAAATCCTAGCAGCGGAGCCCGAGCCGGAAGTTTTAGACGCGTTCTGGTTGTGACTGATGGACAGTCCAACGTGAAACGGAACAAAACGCTCTTGAATGCCATGGACCTGAAGCTCAATGGAGCAGAGATCTTTGTGATTGGAGTAGGAGAATACTTGGATGGAATTCATGAATTGGTGCACCTGGCTAGTTCATTGGATGCACATTTATACAGAGCTGGTGACATGCAAGGTCTCGTTGAAGTCGTCAAACTCATAACACCGGTCAGTTACAGACGGAGCTGGGAATCGGAAGTCAGGAGAATAAGGCAAGCAGTCATGCTTGGAAGGCAATAA
- the LOC131778506 gene encoding integrin alpha-X-like gives MMAQLARCALLLIAYWGLDTSCGSEKDISEEDYYKRFQNIPPAAETAKKLYKNFFGGEARKFQKRQILGNFFDVIVVVDSSSSVSSGEFVKGLRALRDLVGKSRNDTVYAAVTYATRAKIEFNFASRFIADEKIGAIRRTGGKTNTQAALKLCKRMYVEAQYGARQGSFHRILIVTDGQSNIKRNETIPSAFELKLMGIEIFVIAVGEYLEGIKELVQMASSSDAHMYRVLNMSGLVQMIKLIPDQTGRKTWIEENFGQSEGDDEESSPLGRL, from the exons ATGATGGCACAATTAGCTAGATGTGCCTTACTTTTGATTGCTTATTGGGGTCTTGATACTTCGTGTGGCAGTGAGAAGGATATCAGCGAGGAGGATTACTACAAAA GATTTCAAAACATTCCACCCGCTGCTGAAACGGCAAAGAAGCTCTACAAGAACTTCTTCGGAGGGGAAGCCAGGAAATTCCAAAAACGACAGATCCTGGGAAATTTTTTTGACGTAATTGTTGTCGTTGATTCATCCAGCTCCGTTAGCAGTGGAGAATTCGTGAAAGGATTGAGAGCTTTGCGAGATCTTGTGGGAAAATCACGAAATGACACAGTCTATGCCGCCGTTACCTATGCAACTCGTGCCAAAATTGAGTTCAACTTCGCTTCGCGTTTCATCGCAGATGAAAAAATTGGCGCCATTAGGCGCACCGGCGGAAAAACTAACACTCAGGCTGCGCTCAAACTTTGCAAAAGGATGTACGTTGAAGCTCAATATGGCGCCCGGCAAGGAAGCTTTCACAGAATTCTTATCGTCACAGATGGCCAGTCCAATATCAAGAGGAACGAAACCATTCCCAGTGCGTTTGAACTTAAACTGATGggaattgaaatatttgtaatCGCCGTAGGAGAATACCTTGAGGGGATCAAAGAATTGGTACAGATGGCAAGTTCATCTGATGCTCACATGTACCGTGTATTAAATATGAGTGGACTAGTGCAGATGATTAAGCTTATTCCTGATCAGACAGGGAGAAAAACATggattgaagaaaattttggacAATCTGAGGGAGACGACGAGGAATCAAGTCCGTTAGGAAGACTTTAA